The Alicyclobacillus macrosporangiidus CPP55 genome segment GGCCTACGCGCCGCTCGAAGGATACGGGAGCCTGCAGTGGCCTGTACGGGCGGATGGGACGGACACGCCTCTGCTGTACACCGATGGATTCCCTCTGCCGGACGGCAAGGCCAGGCTGTACCCGGTTGACTGGACGCCCACCCTGGCGTTGCCGCCGGAGTACGACATCCACCTGAACAACGGTCGCATGCTTGAGCATTTTCACGAGGGCAACCTCACCTATCGCGTGCCTGGAATCCGGCAAAAGGTGCCCGACGCGTGGGTCGAGATCTCTCGGGAACTGGCGGCCGAGCGGGGGATTCTGGATGGCGACTGGGTGCGGGTGGTCTCGCCCTACGGCGCGGTGAAGCTGCGCGCGACCGTGACCGACCGGGTGACGGGCAAGGAGATCTACATCCCGATGAACTCGGTCGAGGCTGCAGTAAATCTGTTGACCAGCTCGGCGGCCGACAAGGACACGCACACACCCGCGTTCAAGGACATGAAGGTCCGCCTCGAGCCCGTCGGCAACAAGGGGCGGCCGCCGATCGCGCGGGGCAACTTCCGCCTCGGCAGGCCTCGGCCTCTCCCGGGCGTGCAGGTGGAGAAAAAGTGGGCCCGGCCGGATTATCAGCCGTTGGTTGGCCAACCTTAACCTGGGGGGCGAGGAGATGGCAAAACCGGTGACCACCTGGATCCGTCCCGAGCCCACGGAGGCGGATCTGCAAAGCGAACGATTGGAAGGATTGCTCCATGCTGCGGCGGACCACGCGGACGCGGTGGAGGACGGGCTTCGCCTTTTGCAGGCGATGCACGACCGGGAGGTGCTGCAGCTGTTCGCGGCGCTGTTCGAACGGGGCGACCGGGTGCTGAGCATCGTGGCCGAGCAACTCGATCGCCCGGGCGCTGCGGCTGGCCTTCGCAACTTGTCCCTTGCCGTGTCGTCGCTGGGGCAGTTGGATTCGGATGCGCTGGCGCGGGTGCTGGGCGGCGTGGCGGGCGGACTGGAGGCGGCCGCCCAGGCCGCCGCCGAGGCCAAGCCGGTGGGGGTGTTTGAGTTGCTCCGCCAGTTGAAGGACCCGGACGTGGCGGCCGGGCTGGCCGCAGGATTGGCTCTGCTGAAGGCCGTGGGGCGCGCGCTGCGGAATCCGCCACAGGGGCCGGGAGAACTGAGATGAGCACACCATCTCCGGGGGCGGGCGAAGGCCTGCCCCTGCACACTCGGCGGCGGATCTTGCACTATGACGGTGGGTCATTCTCTGTGCGGGAGGACGAGGTGGCCACTGAGTACGCGTTGACGGTGTTCGTCAACGATCAGGAGATGGCTACCGTCGTCTGTACACCCGAGTACATGGAGGACCTGGTGATCGGGTTCCTCGCCTCCGAAGGCGTGATCCGCCACATGGGCCAGGTGCAGGACCTGGTCATCAGCCGCTTCCGCGGCACGGCGCGCGTACGCACCTCGACGGACGTGAATTTCAACCAGGCGTTTTACAACAAGCGGTATATCGCCTCCTGCTGCGGCAAGGGGAGGCAGATGTTTTACTACTACAATGACGCCCACACGGCCAAGCGCGTGGACGATCCGGTGCGCGTCCAGCCATCCCAGGTGCTCACGCTCATGCAGGAATTGGAAGCTTCTGC includes the following:
- a CDS encoding DUF1641 domain-containing protein, coding for MAKPVTTWIRPEPTEADLQSERLEGLLHAAADHADAVEDGLRLLQAMHDREVLQLFAALFERGDRVLSIVAEQLDRPGAAAGLRNLSLAVSSLGQLDSDALARVLGGVAGGLEAAAQAAAEAKPVGVFELLRQLKDPDVAAGLAAGLALLKAVGRALRNPPQGPGELR
- the fdhD gene encoding formate dehydrogenase accessory sulfurtransferase FdhD; amino-acid sequence: MSTPSPGAGEGLPLHTRRRILHYDGGSFSVREDEVATEYALTVFVNDQEMATVVCTPEYMEDLVIGFLASEGVIRHMGQVQDLVISRFRGTARVRTSTDVNFNQAFYNKRYIASCCGKGRQMFYYYNDAHTAKRVDDPVRVQPSQVLTLMQELEASAGLWHVTGGVHAAGLCTPERLELSRVDIGRHNALDKLYGHVFRCGRDVAGRLVAFSGRLSSEVLLKVAKMGAGIVIAKSAPTALALDIAEALNITTIGFARGQAFHVYTHPWRVEGSLGT